The Culex pipiens pallens isolate TS chromosome 2, TS_CPP_V2, whole genome shotgun sequence DNA window CTGTGCGATTCCAGCTGTTTCAGGCTTTCGTTGCAGATCACGATGCTTTCACGAAGGGCTAGAATCGATTCCTGGTCGCTGTTTTCACAGCTATCACCTTGGTCCGACTTGCCGCTGCACGACATCAGATGGTGAATCGCCGACGTCGAGCTGGTCTTTTTCATGATGATCTTGGCGTAGACGGCCTCGTGATCGGAGTAGCTGATGTCCTTTCCGGGGATACGATCGGGCAGTGGGAGGCGATGTTCGAGAAGTTTACCCTCGTAATGACTTCCGAATCGGTACATTATGTAGTCGATTCGCTTTCCTTTGGGGCTCTTTTTGGCCGCTTCTGGATCGGTGTAACTGTTACGGGCGATTTCGTTCGTGTTGAGATCGCCGGAGGCATACATCTTCTTGTCAGCTGAATCGGTCAGCCGAGAACAGGTCTGCAACACTCGGTAGGCCAGATCACCCGGTTCGGTGTTCAGATCACCGGCCAGAACCTGCAGGACACCGTTTCCTTGCGTGCTTTCAATAAATTGAGCCGTGTCGTACGCCTGAATCACCCGGTGAGCCATGTAGTCATCGCAGCTGCGATCGTACTCGGCGTGGAGCTACGGAAGAAGGGGAGGTCATTAGCTGATGTAGTTTGATTTCCATTCAATTTCAGACGCAGTACAAATTGATCAACACTTCACAGTGGCTTATTCAAAAGCTGAGGCAAATGAAACTCGAAACAGACAGAAATAATAACATAATTGCAATTCTTGCTGAACACTTCCCTTGCTTCTTTCGCCATTACATCATACATTCTCTAACAAACAGGCTATGCAGTTTCCTTCAATGCTTTACATCTTTGTTTCTGGGGTAAAGACAAAAAATAATGTCGATACTCACATGAGCCGCATACACGTGCACCAGCTGCTCGTTGACGGATATCTTGACGAACCCGACGCCCTTCCCGCCGAACCAGTCGCCATGCTGAATCCGGTGCACGTACCCGTTGACCGACCACGCGTGAAAGAAGGCCGACACGATCGGATACTTAGACAGCACGGCCAACCCGGACCCGACGACGCCACTGCGGAAGAATTCAGGTCAAAAAAATCTCCCCATCGCAACGCAGCGCAACGGAACGCGCGCGATCCTCTCACCTGTAGAAGTAATGAGCAAATGGCAGCGCGGCTGCAGCGCGCTCTTTCAGGTACCGATAGTCCGACTCGGACCAGACCTCCTGCAGCGAAACGATGTCATAGTTTCCACTGGCCAGCACCTCACCGATCGCTTCAACGCGCACCGCTCGGTCTTTGGAAACGTACGGAATTCCCCTGCGAAGAAACAAAGAACATTACTCACTGCGTTGCTGCTGTTTTGGAGGCCGTACTCACCAAATGTTGAGGGTCAGAATACTCAGCTCGAGAGCCATCACATACCGGGTGAAGCTGGTTCAGGTCCAGGTTGGCCAACCGATCGATAGTCGCTACGTGGGCGGACTCCCAAAAAAAGTTGGGATGAAAAATCAATGTTCACTGGGAATCGTGCCAAGTggtctgtttttgtttttggacctGGCGCTGACGTGATACCGTCTGACAGTTCACTTTGTTTACCGTATTCGTCGGAATGAACGAACCGTGCGGTTGTAGTTGTGAGCTCGTTCCTCCGATGAAGGTACGTtcataataaatttgtttcgcCTTTGTTCGACGCTTCGATGTTTGGACTTAGAAGACGTCTGGTTTGGTTGAACGGTTAGTTGTTTATGATAACAAACTGCGTAACTGAGCCCATGGTTCAGTTGCTGGAATCTCACGCAGAATTCAACAAAGCTACAGTATTTGCCTTCAAAATGGTTGTGATTGTGATGTGCCAAGCGCTTTTCGCTGGTTGTTAATTTTGACCGACTTATCGCATGGGttaatgtttacgttttgaaaTGGAGTGCGCTCAGCTGTCACTGATAACCCCGCCCCTGAAAATGTCAGGATGCTTTGTGTGCTACCCGTTACCAAAACTATTTCAAGTTGTTACGAATAAAATGAAACTCAAATGTTTTAAATGCTAAAGATTCAGGTTTATTTCACGATGCGGTATCTTCAATTTGCCAAAACACTCATTTACAGCTTGATTCCCTCCTTTTCGGCCTTGTCCACGTACTTCTCGACGTACTTGTTCTCCGGGtcaaatttggccttcagtacCTTCCACTCGGCCGGTCGGTTCTCGGACAGATACTTGATGGTCTTGGTGCTGTCAGCATCCTGCTTCTCGGTACACTTGGCGCAGTTCGTCTCCAGGGCTTCCGGCAGGACACGCTTCAGGTAGTTACCCTCCGGGGTGCACGGTCCCTGGTCCAGCAGGCATTTGTAGTAGTTGTTGAACAGCCGATCCGATCCCAGGATGTCGTCCAGGTCGATTTTGTCGTACTTGGAGGTGTACTTGTCACCATCGTCCTCCTGGGCAACAGCCAGGGCAAACAGGGCCAGAGCAACAATGAAGAACTTCATGATGAGTTTAGAGGTAGATctgaaaagtttaataaaatgttataaaaattcaactgtATTTGTTGATTGAATCCTACCTTGCTGAACAGTTGCTCAAATCGAACTATGTCTAAACCCAGAACTCCCTTGAATTTATATACCCATCGCTTCCAGAAATCTTCTTACTCGTGACAATATGTTCACATTTTTTACCCCAATCAACCTTCTTCCATCAATCTTAAGAACGAATTCTTCTAACCAGAAGCCACTTATGACAATCAAAAGGATCCGCGCCACCACACACTCCCTCCAAGTACGCTGCATCGCCATGTGCAAGTGATTGGTCCTAAATTCAGGAAGAAAAACGGTTACCAATTCGGAACAAAAACAGCGCATCGAATTAGTTGTGATTTTTTCCCCGTTTGCCAAAACTTTTTGCCAACCCTAACGATGCTGCGTTGGTAGACGACCTTGTGCGGTGATCTTCAGATTGTCAAATCAAAATCTTTGAAATAACTTATTGATATAATGTTAAACTTCTTTTCCACACAAAACTGCTAGTTGCCCGCAACTCTTTCTCAGTGAAAGCACACGTGAAATGATAAACGTGATCAACCCGTTTTTTGCCAGTTGCTTCGCCCTGGCCAAATTCATCTACGTCATTGTATGTGCTTGGCCATGTCTTGAGCTGAAGACCAAAAGCTGGACGCAATTATCAATGCCTACGTCAAGAATGATTGACTCGATGATGCAAACACCTCTTCGGTGAAGAATAGTTTCAGGAAAAAGAGCACAACCGACGATACTGCCTGTGGATTCTGGAAGATTAATGAACTCGAGTAAAAACTCGTCTTAGACGCGGACCTCAAGAGGGCTCGTTTTTCGGTATATAAGTTGGGCGAAATTCTAATCCAGGACAACTTGCACACCAGCTTCCTTCGTAGCAGTATCTACCATTCCGTTCCATCATCAAAATGAAGTTCTTCATCGTCGCTCTGGCCCTGTTCGCCCTGGCTGTTGCCCAGGAGGATGATGGTGACAAGTACACCTCCAAGTACGACAAGATCGATCTGGACGACATCCTGGGATCGGATCGGCTGTTCAACAACTACTACAAGTGCCTGCTGGACCAGGGACCGTGCACCCCGGAGGGTAACTACCTGAAGCGTGTCCTGCCGGAAGCCCTGGAGACGAACTGCGTCAAGTGTACCGAGAAGCAGGACGCCGACAGCACCAAGACCATCAAGTATCTGTCCGAGAACCGACCGGCCGAGTGGAAGGTCCTGAAGGCCAAGTTCGACCCGGAGAACAAGTACGTCGAGAAGTACGAGGATAAGGCTGAGAAGGAGGGAATCAAGCTGTAAAGGGTTGCTGAAGAGTGTCAATGACTTCCGAAATCTAAGtgaataatgaaaaataaaattgatgaaTAACTTTGGCTGAactaaaattgtttaatttaaaaaatattcctaaattAAAAAAGCATGGACGAAAAGCCAAAAATTCttctaaaatcaaaacaaatagaTAAGCAGGGGAACACTCCCCTACCTTCTTATTTGCCCAGAGTTGAAGGACATAAACTTAACCCTctcccgcccatggttactccagagcaccaaaactttgaactcaaatatctctGAACTGACAAAACTTTTCATGGTGCTTTAAGTTGCAGgtgttcatgtagaatgtatactaacatctccccaaattcatcaaatttggttaagcacaagcaaagttacagtacgaaatgtaaacaaaaatgggccaattttagggaaataaataagacctgtttgcgaaagcccgtaaaaattaccaaacacaaaatattatgaaacaaaaaatgttttgctatcatttgaaccttggacTAGAATccctgtgaataacattgtgagtttggacCGGTTTTGAGtggtttttaaccttttttatttggtgcaccagagcaccacccaggcatatgagcaactaaatattcaggagcacttttttctaaattacagaaaaaactttttttatcaaaacaaaagtttataaacgtttcgactattcataaacaagacaatacattgttattagaccgatggttttattattttccttaattttcatgaaaattgttgtttgtgagtttttaatgagccaatcaaagaaatctgaaaatgcagaaattttagaatttgtaattcaaacttcagaaatatggtcttacagcaaagcataagtagtttttaacacatttcgaagcattttcaagcaactgaaccaatagatttgaagaaaacgagatttagtgatttaaaaaaaagttgctcatcttcctgatggtgctctggtgcaccacttcaaattcaacttttttgcgccaattcgatgtttgtgggtcaaagtaaagtatttcctgcattattgtaccaaaatttagccttttactatttttacgataagcaaacagctctgggcgttagagggttaaaaaaatgtttgcagctGCCTAAGTTAAAAGTTCAACTCAAGTACTCAAAAGCATTAACATAacaccttttttgaaaaaatgcactaattttcattatttggaATATAAGTTCCGAACAACCCAAAATTGTGTATACATTTTTGACTCGGTAAGTTTTTTTCTGGcataaaattcccaaatttattacaagcgcattttttttaaattctcacattttaataatttcataatgttTTCAAAGGTAGAGAGATTTTACCTACTatcaatattttatataaaatactccaattttcacataaaaccgtattttttggacaatttctaatacacattttcatcatttgaaaatatgtatcaATCGACGAATGTAAATATAAGATAAATTTTTAGGTGGAATAGAATTTTATGTGTGCAATtctcaaattttgacaaaatagtgTATTTTATTCATTCCTAATTTtagcgaattgggacagcagttttaaccatgttacaATATTCTGGATTTGTTTCGGTTCAGACAGATAtggaccaacaaaatgtgtacaaccATTTCccaatttaaaacctttaagtgtTCTGAACACTACTATTCCTATTCAGACcatagtcccgattcacccctgTTGACGATACTCCGTTAttgatttctaaaatttgaatatttttcaaaaaatacgatattttgtgaaaactatAGAATTGGActgaaaaaaactctaatgtAGTAAAAACCTATACAAAATTATGCGTCGTTTGTTACCCAgactgcaaatttttaaaattttagtatttataacaatacggtatttttttaagttaaattcaacccaaaatgttgcgtcgttttaTAACCATAttgaaaactattaaaatttgagttctattttaaaattctactcatattaaaatttaaatacggtaatttgagatttatttacaatttttttttaacgtattGCTCAAATTTGGGTTTAAAAAGTTTggttattgtaaaaaaaaaacgtattcacattcttaacttatttaattttaaaaaaaatccatgtgaAGTTATTCGATTTTATCGCTTAAAGAATTATCATGTTTCGATAACGATAACTTTATTGTTTGACAACGtaattaaatatatatttttgacaattcatcactatcagggatggaataatcgcaacaaaatcaatttcgcttgcgaacattcttcacccgcgaaagagagaggaggcaaatcatggaaaagaaaatcgctctcgAACttttccaagaaaatcaatctgctgattattttttgtgaatttccttgtcagcaccacttaaaaatatttatttcactttgtttacacacattgtccatctacaaaatgtgacaggccATATtccgacgtgtgacgttacacttgctagtgtagtagtgaaaaaggtattccgccgaataattaaaatgatgattttttttagattccttttaccgatctttcgtgcgcgagagaggagagccatgc harbors:
- the LOC120421138 gene encoding ejaculatory bulb-specific protein 3-like codes for the protein MKFFIVALALFALAVAQEDDGDKYTSKYDKIDLDDILGSDRLFNNYYKCLLDQGPCTPEGNYLKRVLPEALETNCAKCTEKQDADSTKTIKYLSENRPAEWKVLKAKFDPENKYVEKYVDKAEKEGIKL
- the LOC120421139 gene encoding ejaculatory bulb-specific protein 3-like, encoding MKFFIVALALFALAVAQEDDGDKYTSKYDKIDLDDILGSDRLFNNYYKCLLDQGPCTPEGNYLKRVLPEALETNCVKCTEKQDADSTKTIKYLSENRPAEWKVLKAKFDPENKYVEKYEDKAEKEGIKL
- the LOC120421137 gene encoding putative neutral sphingomyelinase; the protein is MALELSILTLNIWGIPYVSKDRAVRVEAIGEVLASGNYDIVSLQEVWSESDYRYLKERAAAALPFAHYFYSGVVGSGLAVLSKYPIVSAFFHAWSVNGYVHRIQHGDWFGGKGVGFVKISVNEQLVHVYAAHLHAEYDRSCDDYMAHRVIQAYDTAQFIESTQGNGVLQVLAGDLNTEPGDLAYRVLQTCSRLTDSADKKMYASGDLNTNEIARNSYTDPEAAKKSPKGKRIDYIMYRFGSHYEGKLLEHRLPLPDRIPGKDISYSDHEAVYAKIIMKKTSSTSAIHHLMSCSGKSDQGDSCENSDQESILALRESIVICNESLKQLESHRRSYTLMAIAVIVVLLNMIELEAPYGLKTAYLLLKFLLCGFIIFFVFMATIWNVMERHGILAGKLSMEIALKGYKDLGGIGGGDGGEKFAHKI